Proteins from one Procambarus clarkii isolate CNS0578487 chromosome 8, FALCON_Pclarkii_2.0, whole genome shotgun sequence genomic window:
- the LOC138359501 gene encoding uncharacterized protein — translation MGSQVQSRSVQSTVTYGKVVLSVLSTVTYGKVVLSVLSTVIYGKVVLSVLSTVTYGKVVLSVLSTVIYGKVVLSVLSTVAYGKVVLSVLSTVTYGKVVLSVLSTVIYGKVVLSVLSTVTYGKVVLSVLSTVIYGKVVLSVLSTVIYGKVVLSVLSTVIYGKVVLSVLSTVTYGKVVLSVLSTVIYGKVVLSVLSTVAYGKVVLSVLSTVAYGKVVLSVLSTVIYGKVVLSVLSTVIYGKVVLSVLSTVAYGKVVLSVLSTVIYGKVVLSVLSTVIYDKVVLSVLSTVIYGKVVLSVLSTVAYGKVVLSVLSTVAYGKVVLSVLSTVIYGKVVLSVLSTVIYGKVVLSVLSTVAYGKVVLSVLSTVIYGKVVLSVLSTVTYGKVVLSVLSTVIYGKVVLSVLSTVIYGKVVLSVLSTVAYGKVVLSVLSTVAYGKVVLSVLSTVIYGKVVLSVLSTVIYGKVVLSVLSTVAYGKVVLSVLSTVIYGKVVLSVLSTVIYDKVVLSVLSTVIYGKVVLSVLSTVAYGKVVLSVLSTVAYGKVVLSVLSTVIYGKVVLSVLSTVIYGKVVLSVLSTVIYGKVVLSVLSTVIYGKVVLSVLSTVTYGKVVLSVLSTVIYGKVVLSVLSTVTYGKVVLSVLSTVAYGKVVLSVLSTVAYGKVVLSVKFVREASSRRKEGNYQKKALRHYDYIALGRDTDPFTGLDAATVHMPSKDLPQLVKSRTELVEVGEKRGNNPLVASKSIKVKGFPRCVSEAL, via the exons ATGGGCAGTCAAGTACAAAGTCGTTCAGTGCAGTCAACTGTTACATACGGCAAGGTTGTCCTTAGTGTCCTGTCAACTGTTACATACGGCAAGGTTGTCCTTAGTGTCCTGTCAACTGTTATATACGGCAAGGTTGTCCTTAGTGTCCTGTCAACTGTTACATACGGCAAGGTTGTCCTTAGTGTCCTGTCAACTGTTATATACGGCAAGGTTGTCCTTAGTGTCCTGTCAACTGTCGCATACGGCAAGGTTGTCCTTAGTGTCCTGTCAACTGTTACATACGGCAAGGTTGTCCTTAGTGTCCTGTCAACTGTTATATACGGCAAGGTTGTCCTTAGTGTCCTGTCAACTGTTACATACGGCAAGGTTGTCCTTAGTGTCCTGTCAACTGTTATATACGGCAAGGTTGTCCTTAGTGTCCTGTCAACTGTTATATACGGCAAGGTTGTCCTTAGTGTCCTGTCAACTGTTATATACGGCAAGGTTGTCCTTAGTGTCCTGTCAACTGTTACATACGGCAAGGTTGTCCTTAGTGTCCTGTCAACTGTTATATACGGCAAGGTTGTCCTTAGTGTCCTGTCAACTGTCGCATACGGCAAGGTTGTCCTTAGTGTCCTGTCAACTGTCGCATACGGCAAGGTTGTCCTTAGTGTCCTGTCAACTGTTATATACGGCAAGGTTGTCCTTAGTGTCCTGTCAACTGTTATATACGGCAAGGTTGTCCTTAGTGTCCTGTCAACTGTCGCATACGGCAAGGTTGTCCTTAGTGTCCTGTCAACTGTTATATACGGCAAGGTTGTCCTTAGTGTCCTGTCAACTGTTATATACGACAAGGTTGTCCTTAGTGTCCTGTCAACTGTTATATACGGCAAGGTTGTCCTTAGTGTCCTGTCAACTGTCGCATACGGCAAGGTTGTCCTTAGTGTCCTGTCAACTGTCGCATACGGCAAGGTTGTCCTTAGTGTCCTGTCAACTGTTATATACGGCAAGGTTGTCCTTAGTGTCCTGTCAACTGTTATATACGGCAAGGTTGTCCTTAGTGTCCTGTCAACTGTCGCATACGGCAAGGTTGTCCTTAGTGTCCTGTCAACTGTTATATACGGCAAGGTTGTCCTTAGTGTCCTGTCAACTGTTACATACGGCAAGGTTGTCCTTAGTGTCCTGTCAACTGTTATATACGGCAAGGTTGTCCTTAGTGTCCTGTCAACTGTTATATACGGCAAGGTTGTCCTTAGTGTCCTGTCAACTGTCGCATACGGCAAGGTTGTCCTTAGTGTCCTGTCAACTGTCGCATACGGCAAGGTTGTCCTTAGTGTCCTGTCAACTGTTATATACGGCAAGGTTGTCCTTAGTGTCCTGTCAACTGTTATATACGGCAAGGTTGTCCTTAGTGTCCTGTCAACTGTCGCATACGGCAAGGTTGTCCTTAGTGTCCTGTCAACTGTTATATACGGCAAGGTTGTCCTTAGTGTCCTGTCAACTGTTATATACGACAAGGTTGTCCTTAGTGTCCTGTCAACTGTTATATACGGCAAGGTTGTCCTTAGTGTCCTGTCAACTGTCGCATACGGCAAGGTTGTCCTTAGTGTCCTGTCAACTGTCGCATACGGCAAGGTTGTCCTTAGTGTCCTGTCAACTGTTATATACGGCAAGGTTGTCCTTAGTGTCCTGTCAACTGTCATATACGGCAAGGTTGTCCTTAGTGTCCTGTCAACTGTCATATACGGCAAGGTTGTCCTTAGTGTCCTGTCAACTGTCATATACGGCAAGGTTGTCCTTAGTGTCCTGTCAACTGTTACATACGGCAAGGTTGTCCTTAGTGTCCTGTCAACTGTCATATACGGCAAGGTTGTCCTTAGTGTCCTGTCAACTGTTACATACGGCAAGGTTGTCCTTAGTGTCCTGTCAACTGTCGCATACGGCAAGGTTGTCCTTAGTGTCCTGTCAACTGTCGCATACGGCAAGGTTGTCCTTAGTGTCAAGTTCGTTCGAGAAGCAAGttcgagaaggaaggaaggaaattatcagaagaaagcactaaggcattacgactatatagcacttggaagagat acggacccgttcACGGGACTTGATGCAGCAACGGTCCACATGCCGTCCAAGGACTTGCCGCAGCTGGTAAAATCTAGAACTGAACTCGTTGAGGTCGGGGAAAAGAGAGGGAATAACCCGCTTGTTGCTTCCAAGTCAATCAAGGTTAAAGGATTCCCAAGATGTGTTTCAGAAGCACTGTGA